One genomic window of Paenibacillus xylanilyticus includes the following:
- a CDS encoding histidine phosphatase family protein, whose product MTTLGLIRHGVTDWNDEYRTQGHSDIPLNEKGRQQAELLSRRIGTEQWDYIYSSDLSRARETAEIIGKIKNIEVRIDPRLREMNCGLIEGTTEQERVNRWGYGWFRLDLGIESDDEIVKRGRECLADISDRHPNENILIVSHGAFLGMTLKRLIPHIDMTESLMNTSVTILHTAQPRWDCSVYNCTRHLM is encoded by the coding sequence ATGACAACGTTAGGATTGATCCGACACGGAGTAACGGATTGGAACGACGAATATCGGACACAAGGCCATTCAGATATCCCGCTTAATGAGAAGGGGCGTCAACAAGCTGAACTCTTGTCCCGAAGAATTGGCACAGAACAGTGGGATTATATTTATTCTAGTGATTTATCCAGAGCACGTGAAACAGCGGAAATCATCGGCAAAATCAAGAATATTGAAGTGAGGATCGACCCACGCTTGAGAGAAATGAACTGTGGGCTTATAGAAGGGACAACAGAACAAGAGCGTGTCAATCGATGGGGGTATGGATGGTTTAGGCTGGATCTAGGCATCGAATCAGACGATGAGATTGTAAAAAGAGGCAGGGAGTGCCTTGCTGACATATCAGACAGACACCCAAACGAGAATATATTAATCGTGAGTCACGGTGCATTCCTAGGAATGACATTGAAGAGACTTATTCCGCATATCGACATGACAGAAAGTTTAATGAATACATCTGTCACCATACTCCATACAGCACAACCTCGATGGGACTGTTCAGTGTATAATTGTACTAGACATTTAATGTGA
- a CDS encoding PadR family transcriptional regulator, protein MKRINTTHFAILGLLRLKPMSAYELVKFSKESIGLFWNESYGHIHKSIKQLQLEGSVSVVEEAETGRRKIVYGITEQGCDQLDTWLALPPEEPVMRNELLMKLFVSDERHIPQLITFLEEELTANEQLIKMLAGIKASVPKGESKQAQLWLLTLDYGERYLRMTTEWCQHAIETLSHPNGGEYNE, encoded by the coding sequence ATGAAAAGAATCAATACCACCCACTTTGCGATTCTAGGCTTGCTTCGGTTGAAGCCCATGAGCGCCTATGAGCTGGTTAAGTTTTCTAAGGAGAGCATCGGCCTTTTCTGGAACGAATCGTATGGACATATTCATAAGAGTATCAAACAATTGCAGTTAGAAGGCTCAGTTTCGGTGGTGGAAGAAGCAGAGACGGGGAGACGTAAAATTGTCTACGGCATTACAGAGCAAGGATGTGACCAGCTTGATACCTGGCTGGCTCTGCCACCTGAAGAACCCGTAATGAGAAACGAACTGCTGATGAAGCTTTTTGTTTCCGATGAACGTCATATCCCGCAACTCATCACTTTTCTCGAAGAGGAATTAACAGCTAACGAGCAGCTCATCAAGATGTTGGCAGGAATTAAAGCGAGTGTTCCTAAAGGGGAAAGCAAGCAAGCCCAGCTCTGGTTGTTAACCCTGGACTATGGGGAGAGATATCTTCGAATGACCACGGAATGGTGCCAGCATGCAATAGAGACGTTAAGTCATCCAAACGGGGGAGAATATAATGAATAA
- a CDS encoding GNAT family N-acetyltransferase — translation MDVSLCKADLNDAVTIHNMKVKAFMPLLERYQDFETSPANETLERVITQINQSFTDYFIIYHYEVAVGGIRVVKKENQIYSVSPIFILPEHQGKGIAQKVFTIIEQKYDDAKSWRLGTILQEKGNCYLYEKIGYNKTGVNKVINDKMTMVFYEKHLKRNSHWIKLTAL, via the coding sequence ATGGATGTTTCATTATGTAAAGCTGATTTAAATGATGCAGTGACTATTCACAACATGAAAGTTAAAGCGTTTATGCCCTTGTTAGAAAGATATCAGGATTTTGAAACAAGCCCCGCCAATGAAACCTTAGAAAGAGTTATTACTCAAATCAATCAGTCTTTTACAGATTATTTCATCATCTATCATTATGAAGTTGCCGTGGGCGGAATAAGAGTCGTCAAAAAAGAGAATCAGATCTATAGTGTTAGCCCCATTTTTATTCTCCCAGAACATCAAGGAAAAGGCATTGCTCAAAAAGTCTTTACAATCATAGAGCAGAAATATGATGATGCAAAGTCATGGAGATTAGGTACCATCTTGCAAGAGAAAGGAAACTGTTACTTGTATGAAAAGATAGGCTACAACAAGACGGGTGTAAACAAAGTAATTAACGATAAAATGACAATGGTATTTTATGAGAAGCACTTAAAAAGGAATAGCCATTGGATTAAGTTAACCGCCTTATAA
- a CDS encoding CPBP family intramembrane glutamic endopeptidase — MNKKRFAFIPILLITIVVVVCAPLLLWFRSSPLLPLKIFDSDVYNLEISYQITVLLLAVTVIGIVYGLAGKGGLRYLNLKKRDGKIRPEPWIGIKPKETETWKHLGLNFAVIITLVTAIVIYFQVVHGETVRLELYPGVILILVFALMNAFSEEIIFRFSFVAVVGKYGLSPYVAQGLAAAIFGAVHYFGHPGGIAGVIMAAFIGWFLAKSMLETKGFFWALTIHFLQDVLIFSALFMK, encoded by the coding sequence ATGAATAAAAAACGCTTCGCCTTCATTCCCATTCTTTTGATCACAATCGTGGTGGTTGTTTGTGCACCTCTCCTGTTATGGTTTAGAAGCAGTCCGCTTCTTCCATTAAAGATCTTCGACAGCGATGTATACAACCTGGAGATTAGTTATCAGATTACGGTTTTGTTATTAGCTGTGACTGTGATTGGCATTGTATACGGGTTGGCAGGTAAGGGGGGGCTTAGGTATTTAAATCTGAAAAAGCGAGATGGAAAAATTCGGCCCGAACCGTGGATCGGCATTAAGCCGAAAGAAACAGAGACATGGAAACACTTAGGTCTAAACTTTGCGGTCATCATTACGTTGGTAACCGCTATCGTAATCTACTTCCAAGTGGTGCACGGGGAAACCGTGAGACTGGAGCTGTATCCCGGTGTTATCCTCATCCTTGTGTTTGCACTAATGAATGCTTTTTCTGAAGAAATCATCTTTCGGTTTTCATTTGTTGCTGTTGTAGGCAAATATGGTTTGTCCCCGTATGTAGCTCAAGGACTGGCGGCTGCAATCTTTGGCGCCGTTCATTATTTTGGACATCCAGGCGGGATAGCGGGTGTAATCATGGCAGCGTTTATCGGATGGTTTTTAGCCAAATCAATGTTAGAGACGAAAGGTTTCTTCTGGGCGCTGACGATTCATTTCTTGCAGGATGTTCTTATTTTCAGTGCCTTATTTATGAAATAG
- a CDS encoding carbohydrate ABC transporter permease translates to MSYSANVKERIGRFVIYAIVIMLALACLLPLWNIVAISFSSSEAVSANAVGLVPVNFTTAAYSKIIDDAQFWRSFGISVLRVALALVLNMILIILMAYPLSKSKREFKGRNIYMNIMIFAMLFSGGMIPSYLLIKNLDMLNTIWALVLPGAVPIFSVILVMNFFSAVPKALEEAAFIDGANPLQVLFKVYVPVSIPALATVALFSIVGTWNDFFSGLIYMTKVSNYPLMTYIQSLNVNIADLLQAGTNSSELSNLTEISNKNLNAAKIVVAVIPLLLIYPLLQKYFVTGIVVGSVKE, encoded by the coding sequence GTGTCCTATTCTGCAAACGTTAAAGAACGAATTGGCCGGTTTGTCATCTATGCCATCGTAATCATGCTGGCATTGGCTTGCCTTCTGCCATTATGGAATATTGTTGCCATTTCATTCAGCAGCAGCGAGGCTGTATCGGCGAATGCCGTAGGTCTCGTTCCGGTCAATTTTACGACAGCCGCGTATTCAAAAATTATTGATGATGCCCAGTTCTGGCGCTCTTTCGGCATATCTGTTCTGCGCGTTGCGCTGGCCCTTGTGCTTAACATGATTCTGATTATTTTGATGGCTTATCCGCTATCCAAGTCGAAAAGGGAATTCAAAGGCAGAAACATCTATATGAACATCATGATTTTTGCCATGTTGTTCAGTGGAGGCATGATTCCGAGTTACCTGCTGATCAAAAACCTGGATATGCTCAATACGATATGGGCACTTGTTCTGCCAGGCGCTGTTCCGATATTCAGTGTCATCCTTGTGATGAACTTCTTCTCTGCAGTTCCTAAAGCACTGGAAGAAGCGGCGTTTATCGATGGGGCGAATCCGCTTCAAGTTTTGTTCAAAGTGTATGTTCCGGTGTCCATACCTGCGCTGGCGACCGTTGCCTTATTCAGTATCGTGGGTACGTGGAACGACTTCTTCAGCGGTTTGATCTATATGACCAAGGTCAGCAACTATCCGCTTATGACCTATATTCAGTCCCTTAATGTAAATATTGCCGATTTGCTGCAAGCCGGTACGAATTCCAGCGAGCTCAGCAACCTGACTGAGATTTCGAATAAAAACCTGAATGCGGCTAAAATCGTAGTCGCGGTCATTCCGCTGCTGTTGATTTATCCGCTGCTGCAAAAATACTTTGTAACAGGCATTGTTGTTGGATCAGTCAAAGAATAA
- a CDS encoding glycoside hydrolase family 13 protein: protein MKRVWWKEAVAYQIYPRSFMDSNGDGIGDIKGIISKLDYIQDLGIDLIWICPMYKSPNDDNGYDISDYCSIMDEFGTMAEFDQLLKEVHHRGMKLIMDLVINHTSDEHPWFIESRSSQDSPKRDWYIWRDGKNGEEPNNWESIFGGSAWEYDEVSGQYYLHLFSKKQPDLNWANENVRKSIYEMMNWWLDKGIDGFRVDAISHIHKEEGLLDMPVKEGFKYISSFEKHMNVKGIQRYLQEMKEETLSKYDVVTVGEANGVKVEDQEDLYDWICEVRGKFNMVFQFEHLDLWKNSTDRQLDVPKLKTVLTKWQKSLEGIGWNALFIENHDQPRKVSSWGNDAEYWYESSTALGAMYFFMQGTPFIYQGQEIGMTNVAYPSIEDYNDVADRNLYQIKREEGMSHEEIMNIIWASSRDNSRTPMQWSSAEQAGFTNGTPWLKVNDNYVHINVEKQLQDPRSILHFYKRMIQLRKEHDTLTYGIYELLMPEHPSVFAYTRTLAEEQVLVVVNLSDQAVELKEEERSLNFSEIWLTNYEDSKLPRVLRPYETIVGLSNKELV, encoded by the coding sequence ATGAAAAGAGTATGGTGGAAAGAAGCAGTAGCGTATCAAATCTATCCTAGAAGCTTTATGGATTCCAATGGGGATGGGATTGGCGACATCAAGGGAATCATTTCAAAACTGGATTATATTCAAGACCTCGGTATTGATCTGATATGGATCTGCCCGATGTATAAGTCACCTAACGACGATAATGGTTATGATATCAGTGATTACTGTTCCATTATGGATGAATTCGGCACGATGGCTGAATTTGATCAATTATTAAAAGAAGTACATCACCGTGGCATGAAACTCATCATGGACTTGGTGATCAATCATACCAGTGACGAACATCCGTGGTTTATCGAATCGAGATCTTCGCAGGATAGTCCGAAACGGGACTGGTACATCTGGAGAGATGGGAAGAATGGCGAAGAACCGAATAACTGGGAAAGCATCTTCGGTGGTTCTGCTTGGGAATATGATGAAGTCTCCGGACAGTACTACCTTCATCTGTTCTCCAAAAAACAACCGGATTTGAATTGGGCAAACGAAAACGTACGGAAATCCATATATGAAATGATGAACTGGTGGCTGGATAAAGGTATTGATGGTTTCCGTGTCGATGCAATCAGCCATATCCACAAAGAAGAGGGCCTGCTGGATATGCCAGTCAAAGAAGGCTTTAAATACATCTCTTCTTTTGAGAAGCACATGAATGTCAAAGGAATTCAGCGTTACTTGCAGGAAATGAAAGAAGAAACGTTATCCAAATATGACGTGGTCACCGTTGGGGAAGCCAATGGGGTAAAAGTAGAGGACCAGGAAGATCTGTACGATTGGATCTGTGAAGTCAGAGGCAAATTTAATATGGTCTTCCAATTCGAACACCTTGACTTGTGGAAAAACAGCACTGACCGGCAGCTCGATGTTCCCAAACTGAAAACCGTCTTGACCAAATGGCAAAAATCGCTGGAAGGCATCGGTTGGAATGCACTGTTTATTGAAAATCACGATCAGCCACGTAAAGTTTCATCCTGGGGAAATGATGCGGAGTATTGGTATGAAAGTTCAACAGCTCTTGGAGCCATGTACTTTTTCATGCAGGGCACTCCGTTCATATACCAAGGACAAGAAATAGGTATGACGAATGTGGCTTATCCTTCCATAGAGGACTATAACGACGTAGCTGACCGGAATCTATATCAGATTAAACGTGAAGAAGGGATGTCGCATGAGGAAATCATGAACATCATCTGGGCATCGAGTCGCGATAACTCCAGAACGCCGATGCAGTGGTCTTCTGCAGAACAAGCAGGCTTTACCAATGGTACGCCGTGGCTTAAGGTGAATGATAATTACGTTCATATTAATGTAGAGAAACAGCTGCAGGACCCGCGTTCCATCCTTCACTTTTATAAACGAATGATTCAGCTGCGAAAAGAACACGACACGCTGACATATGGTATCTATGAGCTGCTTATGCCGGAACATCCTAGTGTATTTGCTTATACACGTACTCTGGCAGAAGAGCAGGTGCTGGTCGTAGTCAATCTCTCTGATCAAGCTGTAGAACTTAAGGAAGAAGAGCGTAGCCTTAACTTCTCCGAGATCTGGCTGACCAACTATGAGGATAGCAAGCTGCCAAGGGTGCTGCGGCCGTATGAAACGATCGTTGGTTTAAGCAATAAAGAATTAGTCTGA
- a CDS encoding aldo/keto reductase yields the protein MKYRRLGKTELDVSVVGVGTWQFGGDWGKDYTQKEVDDILYRAKELGINLIDTAECYGPHHMSENFIGDFISRDRREDWVIASKFGHQWHDHWTNAWSVEQIRVQLEESLKALRTDYIDLYQFHSGSDEVFDNDELWTMLDKQVQAGKIRNLGISIGSNDNLHQTSKASELNAKAIQVVYNRLDQKPEERVFPSCQEQDLGVLARVPLASGYLSGKYKPGAVFNDNVRKGRERQEIDEKLQLVTEIQKNEVPEGVDMASWALAWCLKHPAVSCVIPGCKSPEQVEANARAADLEL from the coding sequence GTGAAGTACAGAAGATTGGGCAAGACCGAGCTGGATGTATCCGTCGTAGGTGTGGGCACCTGGCAGTTTGGCGGGGACTGGGGTAAAGACTATACCCAGAAAGAAGTCGATGATATTCTTTACCGTGCCAAAGAACTTGGTATAAATTTGATTGATACAGCAGAATGTTACGGACCTCACCATATGTCGGAAAATTTTATCGGCGATTTTATATCCCGTGACCGGCGTGAGGATTGGGTGATCGCATCGAAGTTTGGTCATCAGTGGCATGATCACTGGACCAATGCCTGGAGCGTGGAACAGATCCGTGTTCAATTGGAAGAATCCCTGAAAGCCCTAAGAACAGATTATATCGATCTGTATCAGTTCCATTCCGGATCAGATGAGGTGTTTGATAACGACGAGCTGTGGACCATGCTGGACAAGCAGGTACAGGCCGGTAAAATTCGAAATCTTGGTATCTCCATTGGCAGCAACGATAATCTGCATCAGACGAGCAAGGCTAGCGAGTTAAACGCGAAGGCCATACAGGTCGTATATAACCGTTTGGACCAGAAGCCCGAGGAGAGGGTATTCCCGTCATGTCAGGAGCAGGACCTTGGTGTGCTCGCAAGAGTCCCACTGGCCAGCGGCTATCTGAGTGGCAAGTACAAGCCAGGCGCAGTGTTCAATGACAATGTCAGAAAGGGACGCGAGCGTCAAGAGATCGATGAGAAACTGCAGCTGGTCACTGAAATCCAGAAGAACGAAGTCCCTGAAGGTGTCGACATGGCCTCGTGGGCTCTTGCCTGGTGTCTGAAGCATCCAGCCGTTAGCTGCGTCATTCCAGGATGCAAAAGTCCGGAGCAGGTTGAAGCGAACGCCCGGGCAGCAGATCTGGAATTATAA
- a CDS encoding cysteine hydrolase family protein, whose product MDKMKIHLEGKNTALIVVDVQNDYCHPDGAISKSGIDVSSVKQMMPHLHSLLEAARGSSIPIIFLQTNHEDATDSEVWLSRFPDGVNPICRTGSWGANFYEVTPQANDIIVKKHRYSGFVHTRLESILHTLKIETLIMTGVSTNLCVESTAREGFMLDYHIVLIQDACAAFSQAEHDMTLKTVDTYFGMVTDTAAIVSYIETSHQTAVN is encoded by the coding sequence ATGGATAAAATGAAAATTCATCTTGAGGGAAAAAATACAGCTCTAATTGTCGTGGATGTTCAAAACGATTACTGTCATCCAGATGGGGCGATCTCCAAAAGCGGAATTGATGTGAGCTCGGTAAAACAAATGATGCCTCATTTGCATTCTTTATTGGAAGCTGCAAGAGGAAGCTCAATTCCCATCATTTTTTTGCAAACGAACCATGAAGATGCTACTGATTCCGAAGTATGGCTTTCACGTTTTCCGGATGGGGTAAACCCTATTTGTCGTACAGGAAGCTGGGGAGCAAATTTTTACGAAGTGACACCACAGGCGAATGATATCATTGTGAAAAAGCATCGTTACAGCGGGTTTGTCCACACCAGATTGGAGAGCATTCTGCACACGCTCAAAATAGAAACCCTTATTATGACAGGGGTTAGCACGAACTTGTGTGTTGAATCTACAGCGAGGGAAGGTTTTATGCTTGATTATCACATTGTCCTTATACAAGATGCCTGCGCCGCTTTTTCACAAGCTGAACATGATATGACGCTGAAAACAGTGGATACGTATTTCGGCATGGTTACAGATACAGCAGCAATCGTCTCTTATATAGAGACCTCGCATCAGACGGCAGTAAATTAA
- a CDS encoding GNAT family N-acetyltransferase, which produces MEFRTATLTHLPAIVRLLADDEMGATRERFIDPLPNEYVEAFAKIEQQIGNSIIIALDNNGVIGCLQLTIIPGIARLGTTRGQIEGVRIDRNYRGQGVGESLFQYAIHEAQSMGCELIQLTTDKKRKDAHRFYERLGFVASHDGMKLSLSN; this is translated from the coding sequence ATGGAATTTAGAACTGCAACGTTAACCCATCTTCCTGCCATTGTTCGTTTATTAGCTGATGATGAAATGGGTGCTACCCGAGAGCGCTTCATAGATCCACTGCCAAATGAATATGTTGAAGCTTTTGCAAAAATTGAACAGCAAATCGGTAATTCCATAATTATTGCCCTGGATAACAACGGAGTCATTGGTTGTCTTCAGCTTACAATTATTCCGGGGATTGCAAGATTGGGTACAACACGTGGTCAAATTGAGGGTGTTCGTATTGACCGGAACTATCGTGGTCAAGGCGTTGGAGAGTCTTTATTTCAATACGCTATTCATGAAGCCCAATCAATGGGGTGTGAGCTGATTCAACTGACAACGGATAAAAAGCGAAAAGATGCTCACAGGTTCTATGAACGACTTGGATTTGTTGCTAGTCATGATGGGATGAAACTTTCGCTCAGTAATTAG
- a CDS encoding methyl-accepting chemotaxis protein, with translation MKTKIGSILKMRTLRAKLVSLCLVILIVPTIVIGFSSYTVSKNEMNESGKAALENSVRMVIGMINLLNEQVENGSLTLEQAQEKLRVELLGEKNADNKRPVKSEYTVGETGYPWAVGKDARSVMNPSNEGQDLTDVVTEDGVYLGKELVSVGTAGGGFVTYKWALPGTGEVETKVSYVEMDPHWGWIIGSGAYLSEFNSGATQVLYLVLIIMAVAVVLGSIIVSIISGRLTKPILMVAKRLKSVADGDLTVEEVKMKSKDEIGELSQDFNHMIKNMRTLISQVDLSTKQVASSSKELTLGAEHTSQATENITISIQESAAGAQEQQMMLQRTTNSLEEISIGIQRIAESSSTIANSSVDAMELANIGGTAVEHTAKQMKLINKSVNETDDVMRMLDERSQQIGTMLHAITDIAKQTNLLALNASIEAARAGEEGRGFSVVAAEVRKLAEQSNQSSGQISTLIQDMRTDIEQSLQTLNRVKQDVDSGLQIANETEQQFNKIVGSTNFIAQQTEELASVTQQITASVQEITAGQEQVSNLALQAADNSQNIAASSEEQLASMEQITSLATTLSDMSQKLERLTIQFKY, from the coding sequence GTGAAAACAAAGATAGGATCCATTCTAAAAATGAGAACGTTAAGGGCTAAGTTAGTCTCTTTGTGCCTGGTTATACTTATCGTGCCCACAATCGTAATAGGGTTCAGTTCTTATACCGTTTCAAAAAATGAAATGAATGAATCCGGCAAGGCCGCACTTGAAAATAGTGTACGAATGGTCATTGGTATGATTAATCTCCTCAACGAGCAGGTAGAAAACGGAAGTTTAACATTGGAGCAAGCGCAGGAAAAGCTCCGCGTAGAACTGCTCGGTGAAAAGAATGCAGATAATAAACGGCCTGTAAAAAGTGAATATACTGTAGGGGAAACAGGATATCCATGGGCTGTTGGCAAGGATGCGCGTTCCGTAATGAACCCTTCAAATGAAGGTCAGGATTTGACAGATGTCGTTACAGAAGACGGCGTATATTTGGGGAAAGAGCTCGTTAGTGTTGGTACAGCCGGAGGCGGATTTGTCACCTACAAGTGGGCTCTACCTGGTACAGGTGAGGTAGAAACGAAAGTTTCATATGTTGAAATGGACCCGCATTGGGGATGGATCATCGGTTCCGGTGCCTACTTAAGTGAGTTTAACAGTGGTGCCACACAAGTTCTGTATCTTGTTCTTATCATTATGGCAGTGGCGGTTGTTCTAGGTTCCATTATCGTTAGCATCATCTCAGGACGTCTAACGAAGCCGATCCTTATGGTCGCTAAGCGATTGAAATCCGTTGCGGACGGGGACCTAACTGTTGAAGAAGTTAAGATGAAATCCAAGGATGAGATTGGTGAGCTTTCTCAGGACTTTAACCATATGATCAAAAACATGAGAACACTTATTAGTCAAGTTGATCTCTCTACCAAACAGGTAGCCTCATCTTCCAAAGAGTTGACTCTTGGTGCGGAGCACACCAGTCAGGCAACGGAGAATATCACCATCTCGATCCAAGAATCTGCAGCAGGTGCACAAGAGCAGCAAATGATGCTTCAACGGACAACCAACTCACTCGAGGAAATATCGATCGGGATTCAGCGAATAGCGGAAAGCTCATCAACCATTGCCAATTCTTCTGTTGATGCGATGGAACTCGCGAACATAGGGGGTACAGCCGTAGAACATACGGCGAAGCAAATGAAGCTGATCAACAAGTCGGTTAATGAAACGGATGACGTCATGAGAATGCTGGATGAACGCAGCCAGCAGATCGGTACCATGCTGCATGCCATTACGGATATTGCGAAGCAGACGAATCTTCTTGCTCTGAATGCCTCAATTGAAGCAGCCCGCGCAGGCGAAGAAGGCCGCGGTTTCTCGGTCGTTGCTGCTGAGGTGCGAAAACTTGCTGAACAATCGAACCAGTCATCTGGCCAGATTTCGACGCTGATTCAAGATATGCGTACAGATATCGAACAATCGCTCCAAACGTTGAACCGAGTTAAACAGGACGTCGACTCCGGCTTACAGATTGCTAATGAGACGGAACAACAGTTTAACAAAATCGTAGGGTCTACCAACTTTATCGCCCAGCAAACAGAGGAACTTGCCAGCGTTACACAGCAGATCACGGCAAGCGTCCAGGAAATCACAGCGGGTCAAGAGCAAGTCTCCAATCTTGCACTTCAAGCTGCTGACAACTCCCAAAACATAGCTGCTTCGTCAGAAGAACAACTGGCTTCAATGGAACAAATTACGAGCCTAGCCACAACCTTGTCCGATATGTCTCAAAAGTTAGAGCGTTTGACGATTCAATTTAAGTATTAA
- a CDS encoding glycoside hydrolase family 13 protein: protein MENKKWWKETVVYQIYPRSFQDSNGDGIGDLKGIVSRLDYLQELGIGAIWLSPVCKSPQDDFGYDISDYQDIDPMFGSLDDMESLIHEAGKRDIRIIMDLVLNHTSDEHPWFQEAKKGKDNPYHDYYVWRDGVEGTPPNDLGSTFGGSAWEWVPEIGQYYLHLFSVKQPDLNWENPKVRQEIYDMINWWIDKGVGGFRLDVIDLIGKEPDAKITGNGPNLHKYIRELSKETFQKAENLLTVGETWGATPEIAKLYSNPDGSEFSMVFQFEHIGLDEQEGKGKWDLKPLDVLELKKVLSKWQTELKGDAWNSLFWNNHDLPRIVSRWGNDGKYRIESAKMLATLLHGMQGTPYIYQGEELGMTNVQYAIEDYRDIELLNLYKERMGKGYPESSVMESIFAKGRDNARTPMQWDSSDNAGFTSGEPWIKVNPNYTDIHAQDNLNNPESIFHHYRKLIQLRKDHEVIVYGDYELVFPDDPEVFAYTRTLNGTKVLVVCNFKGNMVELPLQEHLAETNQLLISNYAGELPLNELRPYEARMYLMHA from the coding sequence ATGGAGAATAAAAAATGGTGGAAAGAAACCGTTGTATATCAAATCTATCCCCGGAGTTTTCAAGATAGTAACGGAGACGGAATCGGCGACTTGAAGGGTATTGTGTCAAGGCTTGATTATTTGCAAGAACTCGGCATTGGTGCGATCTGGTTGTCACCTGTTTGCAAGTCACCTCAAGATGACTTTGGGTATGACATTTCCGATTATCAGGATATCGATCCAATGTTCGGGTCTCTGGATGATATGGAATCGTTAATTCATGAAGCGGGCAAACGAGATATTCGGATCATTATGGATCTGGTATTGAACCACACATCAGATGAACATCCATGGTTTCAAGAAGCCAAAAAAGGCAAAGACAATCCGTACCATGACTACTACGTCTGGAGAGATGGTGTGGAAGGAACGCCTCCGAACGATTTAGGATCCACATTTGGTGGCTCAGCCTGGGAATGGGTTCCTGAAATTGGGCAATATTATTTGCATCTCTTTTCCGTAAAACAGCCAGATCTGAACTGGGAAAACCCCAAAGTCCGGCAAGAGATTTACGATATGATCAATTGGTGGATCGACAAGGGCGTCGGCGGGTTTAGACTTGATGTAATCGACTTAATCGGTAAAGAGCCGGATGCGAAGATTACGGGGAATGGGCCCAATCTGCATAAATATATCAGGGAACTTAGCAAGGAAACGTTTCAAAAAGCAGAAAATCTGCTAACGGTTGGAGAAACGTGGGGCGCTACTCCTGAGATAGCCAAACTGTACAGCAACCCGGACGGCAGCGAGTTTTCAATGGTGTTCCAGTTTGAACACATCGGCTTGGATGAACAAGAAGGCAAAGGAAAGTGGGATCTCAAGCCTTTGGATGTGCTGGAATTGAAAAAAGTGCTGTCCAAATGGCAGACAGAGCTCAAAGGCGATGCCTGGAACAGCTTGTTCTGGAACAACCACGACTTGCCTCGAATCGTCTCCCGTTGGGGAAATGACGGAAAATACAGAATTGAATCGGCTAAAATGCTGGCTACCCTTCTTCATGGCATGCAAGGCACACCTTATATTTATCAGGGAGAAGAACTAGGCATGACGAATGTTCAATATGCGATTGAAGACTATCGGGATATTGAATTGCTCAATCTCTATAAAGAAAGAATGGGGAAAGGATATCCTGAAAGCAGCGTGATGGAGTCGATCTTCGCCAAGGGACGCGATAACGCGCGAACACCGATGCAGTGGGATTCTTCCGATAACGCTGGGTTTACAAGTGGCGAACCATGGATCAAGGTGAATCCGAACTATACCGATATCCATGCCCAGGACAATTTGAATAACCCTGAATCCATATTTCATCACTATCGGAAGTTAATCCAATTAAGAAAAGATCATGAAGTGATTGTGTATGGAGATTATGAGCTGGTTTTCCCGGATGATCCAGAGGTGTTTGCTTATACCCGAACGCTGAACGGAACAAAAGTCCTTGTTGTATGTAATTTTAAAGGAAATATGGTCGAGCTCCCACTTCAGGAACACTTGGCAGAGACGAATCAGCTGTTGATATCGAATTATGCAGGTGAACTGCCTCTGAACGAACTGCGTCCATATGAAGCGAGAATGTACCTTATGCATGCGTAA